One part of the Paraglaciecola sp. L3A3 genome encodes these proteins:
- a CDS encoding discoidin domain-containing protein: protein MSLIKKGMFVYASLMLLSSINVLANDDYDPALHKEVEPLSPEQSLKTMVLQDGYEMQIVAAEPLIEEPVLFTFDGNGRIYIAEMLTYMQDAEGTGKFNKSSRIKRLEDKDGDGLFETYTIFADGLLLPRMITTLDDGRILVRETNTLDIIELADTDGDGVSDTRKTVYLGGERGGNLEHQPSGLMYNIDNWMYVTYTDKRYKYVDGKVQAQSIAYGSGQWGLAQDNVGRTFYSTAGGQNPAFTFQAPSVYSQVYVEGEQAEGFREVFPLDHTPDVQGGLPLLREDNTLNHFTGGGGQSIYLADKFADMYGDYIIPEPVGNLVRRAKVTREDGYTVLSHPYQNKRSEFIASTDANFRPVWSGMAPDGSIFLLDMYRGIIQEGNWTQKGSYLRGVIDKYGFDKIIGRGRLYRITKPGIELTDSPQMFNETPAELVKHLTNKNHWWRLEAQKLLVLKSDLSVVPALKQLALDARYPQAQIHALWTLEGLGILDKSLLLKLIDSGSTDVRITALRISEQLIISDNKDISQLWLKLASDKDIEVAQQVVLSAYYVMSENHLAILQAAKQTHPNKKGLIAIENSMINLIAMNEKRRKLAAGNADLAKAMIAGEKAFKGLCSTCHGVDGKGGGSKNTPIAPSFYSNPRVVGNTAQLINLVIGGMQGPIEGQTFAGGMMPSIASNGDQYVADVLTYIRNEFGNQASIISKDDVTLAKQTFKDRSSLWSHEQLTSLFANPLPEKNAWKVTTNFKVKAKNGVKNLIDGKYSWPKFSGAEQRDKGHAITIELHRPAFVSQVIVDSKGMNDNYSRNIKIEFSMDGQTWTSIINNPAASDVEISETLGLKTQFVRITNQIESAGQNWGISELDLIGSYL, encoded by the coding sequence ATGAGTTTGATTAAAAAAGGGATGTTTGTCTATGCGAGCTTAATGCTTTTGTCGAGTATTAATGTATTAGCAAACGATGATTATGATCCAGCACTTCATAAAGAGGTCGAGCCACTTTCACCAGAGCAAAGTTTAAAAACTATGGTGCTACAAGATGGTTACGAAATGCAAATTGTGGCAGCTGAACCGCTTATTGAAGAACCCGTATTATTTACCTTTGACGGTAATGGCCGCATATACATAGCTGAAATGTTAACTTATATGCAAGATGCAGAAGGGACGGGCAAATTTAATAAAAGTAGTCGAATCAAACGCCTTGAAGACAAAGACGGCGATGGCTTGTTTGAAACTTATACTATTTTTGCTGATGGTTTACTACTGCCTCGAATGATTACTACCTTAGATGATGGTCGTATTTTGGTACGAGAAACCAACACATTAGATATAATTGAATTAGCTGATACTGATGGTGATGGTGTTTCTGATACGCGTAAAACTGTGTATTTAGGTGGTGAACGAGGTGGGAACTTAGAACACCAACCTAGTGGTCTCATGTATAACATAGATAACTGGATGTATGTGACCTATACCGACAAACGTTATAAGTATGTTGACGGTAAAGTTCAAGCTCAATCAATTGCTTATGGAAGTGGCCAATGGGGTCTAGCTCAAGATAATGTGGGTCGTACCTTTTATTCTACTGCTGGTGGCCAAAACCCGGCTTTTACCTTTCAAGCTCCTAGCGTGTATAGCCAAGTTTATGTTGAGGGAGAACAAGCTGAAGGTTTTAGAGAAGTATTTCCCCTAGACCACACCCCAGATGTACAGGGTGGCTTACCGTTATTAAGAGAAGATAATACTTTAAATCACTTTACCGGAGGCGGTGGCCAGTCAATATATTTAGCTGACAAATTTGCTGATATGTATGGGGATTATATTATTCCTGAGCCAGTAGGAAATTTAGTAAGACGAGCTAAAGTAACTCGTGAAGATGGCTACACAGTACTCAGTCATCCATATCAAAACAAACGTTCTGAATTTATTGCTTCAACAGATGCTAACTTTAGGCCTGTATGGTCGGGCATGGCTCCTGATGGTTCGATATTTTTGTTAGATATGTATCGTGGCATTATTCAAGAGGGTAACTGGACTCAAAAAGGTTCTTATTTACGTGGGGTAATAGATAAATACGGCTTTGATAAAATAATTGGTCGTGGCCGTTTATATCGTATTACTAAACCAGGAATTGAATTAACAGACAGTCCGCAGATGTTTAATGAAACCCCTGCTGAATTAGTTAAACATTTAACCAATAAAAACCATTGGTGGCGTCTAGAGGCACAAAAGCTATTGGTTTTAAAAAGTGATTTGTCTGTTGTTCCCGCATTAAAACAATTAGCTCTTGATGCCCGTTATCCTCAAGCGCAAATTCATGCCTTATGGACATTAGAAGGTTTAGGTATTCTGGATAAGTCCTTATTACTAAAACTGATTGATTCAGGCAGTACTGATGTGAGGATCACGGCATTGCGGATCTCAGAACAACTAATAATCAGTGATAATAAAGATATTAGCCAGTTATGGCTGAAATTGGCTTCGGATAAGGATATAGAAGTGGCGCAGCAGGTTGTGTTGTCTGCTTATTATGTTATGAGTGAAAATCATTTAGCGATATTACAGGCTGCAAAACAAACACACCCTAATAAAAAAGGTTTAATAGCCATAGAAAACTCAATGATCAACCTAATTGCGATGAATGAAAAACGTCGTAAATTAGCCGCTGGTAATGCTGATTTAGCCAAAGCAATGATTGCTGGTGAAAAAGCATTTAAGGGCTTGTGCTCGACTTGTCACGGTGTTGATGGTAAAGGCGGAGGTAGTAAAAACACACCAATCGCCCCATCTTTCTATAGTAATCCTAGAGTGGTAGGTAATACTGCACAACTTATTAACTTGGTTATCGGCGGTATGCAGGGACCTATAGAAGGTCAAACCTTTGCTGGTGGCATGATGCCTTCTATTGCCTCAAATGGTGATCAATATGTGGCAGATGTGCTGACTTATATTCGTAACGAATTTGGTAATCAGGCCAGTATTATTTCTAAGGATGATGTGACATTAGCTAAACAAACGTTTAAAGATCGTTCTAGTTTATGGAGTCATGAGCAGTTAACGTCTTTGTTTGCTAATCCTTTGCCTGAAAAAAATGCTTGGAAAGTTACCACTAATTTTAAAGTCAAAGCAAAAAATGGTGTTAAAAACCTTATCGATGGTAAATATAGTTGGCCTAAGTTTAGCGGCGCAGAGCAAAGAGATAAAGGGCATGCAATTACGATTGAATTACATAGACCGGCTTTCGTTTCACAAGTTATTGTTGACTCAAAAGGTATGAATGATAACTACTCCCGCAATATAAAAATTGAGTTCTCTATGGATGGTCAAACTTGGACCAGTATCATTAATAATCCCGCAGCTAGCGATGTAGAAATCAGCGAAACATTAGGCTTAAAAACCCAGTTTGTGCGTATTACTAATCAGATAGAAAGTGCAGGACAGAATTGGGGGATCAGCGAGCTAGATTTAATAGGAAGTTATTTGTAA
- a CDS encoding RNA methyltransferase — protein sequence MPAHLAISNPKSPQNMGSILRAAGCYQVATIRYTGKRYARASAFSTDTKNAHLNIPVTQVAEIIQAEPDKDLVKVGIELVEGATPLPKFKHPDNALYIFGPEDGSLSQEVVNQCDHIVYIPTVGCMNLAATVNVLLYDRLAKTAIMPTDDKVIKASRDTNNRTKLSSSKQQP from the coding sequence ATGCCTGCACATTTAGCCATAAGCAATCCCAAAAGCCCACAAAACATGGGCAGTATTTTGCGGGCTGCGGGCTGTTATCAAGTGGCAACGATTCGCTACACAGGTAAGAGATACGCACGGGCCAGTGCGTTTTCCACCGATACCAAAAACGCCCATTTAAATATACCTGTAACTCAAGTAGCTGAGATTATTCAAGCAGAACCGGATAAAGATTTAGTTAAGGTGGGAATTGAACTAGTAGAAGGGGCGACCCCCCTACCTAAATTTAAACACCCTGATAATGCGCTATACATTTTTGGCCCTGAGGATGGATCTCTGAGCCAAGAAGTCGTTAATCAATGTGATCATATAGTATATATACCCACAGTTGGATGTATGAATTTAGCGGCGACTGTCAATGTATTGTTGTACGACAGACTGGCTAAAACCGCTATTATGCCCACTGATGATAAAGTGATTAAAGCCAGCCGCGATACCAATAACCGTACTAAACTCAGCTCGTCAAAGCAACAGCCCTAG
- a CDS encoding aldo/keto reductase produces MIKNEPNPQYMAATDRYETMSYPRCGKSGIRLPSLSLGLWQNFGAVDSIQNAQAMLHRAFDLGINHFDLANNYGPPFGSAESTFGQVIAKSLKPYRDELLISSKAGYDMWAGPYGIGGSRKYLVSSCDQSLKRTGLDYFDVFYSHCYDPETPIEETMQALDYIVRSGRALYVGISNYSPIHTKQAIRILKDLGTPLLISQNRYSMFERGIEDGLTEVFAEEGLGSIVFSPLAQGFLTNKYLQGIPEGSRASRSEQIYLNADQISQEKIAKVIELNKLAEQRSQSLAQMAVAWVLSNEAVTSAIIGASKVSQIEDCVAALNCADFSEQELQKINNILAQ; encoded by the coding sequence ATGATAAAAAATGAACCCAATCCTCAATATATGGCTGCTACTGACAGATACGAAACTATGTCTTATCCAAGGTGTGGGAAAAGTGGCATTCGACTACCTTCTTTATCTTTAGGCTTATGGCAAAATTTTGGTGCGGTTGATTCGATTCAAAATGCACAAGCTATGTTACATAGAGCTTTCGATTTGGGCATCAATCACTTTGATCTAGCCAACAACTATGGCCCTCCTTTTGGTTCAGCTGAATCTACTTTTGGGCAAGTAATAGCTAAAAGTTTAAAACCTTACCGAGATGAACTTTTGATCTCTAGTAAAGCGGGTTACGACATGTGGGCTGGCCCATATGGAATTGGTGGATCTAGAAAATATCTGGTCTCAAGCTGTGATCAAAGCCTTAAACGTACAGGGCTTGATTATTTTGATGTGTTTTATTCTCATTGTTACGACCCTGAAACCCCCATTGAAGAAACTATGCAGGCGCTAGATTATATTGTTCGCTCGGGTCGTGCTTTGTATGTGGGGATTTCCAATTATTCCCCCATACACACCAAACAAGCTATACGTATTTTAAAAGACTTAGGCACCCCTTTGTTAATTAGTCAGAATCGCTACAGCATGTTTGAACGAGGTATTGAAGACGGCTTAACAGAGGTATTTGCTGAAGAAGGTTTAGGTTCTATTGTGTTTTCACCTTTGGCCCAAGGTTTTTTAACCAACAAATATCTTCAGGGCATTCCTGAAGGCTCTCGTGCATCTAGAAGTGAACAAATTTATTTAAATGCCGATCAAATTAGCCAAGAGAAAATAGCTAAAGTGATCGAACTCAACAAACTTGCAGAGCAGCGTAGTCAATCATTGGCCCAAATGGCAGTGGCTTGGGTATTAAGTAACGAGGCAGTTACCAGTGCTATTATCGGCGCCAGCAAAGTGAGTCAAATTGAAGACTGTGTGGCTGCACTAAATTGCGCTGATTTTAGCGAGCAAGAATTACAAAAAATAAACAATATATTGGCTCAATAA